A window of Flavobacterium flavigenum contains these coding sequences:
- a CDS encoding glycoside hydrolase family 27 protein, with protein MKIKSIIIFGLGIFLTPFFSNAQKAVFKKDEFKQWAQTPPMGWNSWDCYGPTVEEHEVKANADYMAQKLKKFGWEYVVVDIRWFVENDKAGGYNQTDPRYVIDQYGRYQPAVNRFPSAKDNQGFKLLADYIHKKGLKFGIHIMRGIPKKAVEEKMPIKGANGITADQIYTTALQCEWLKDNYTILADKPGAQEYYDSIFELYAQWGVDFIKIDDLSRPYHEGEINLIRNAIDKCGRKIVLSTSPGETPISAAAHVKEHANMWRMVDDVWDTWPHITHLMDVAQKWYPYIAPGTWPDCDMIPLGRISVRGERGEDRMTRLTKDEQYTLITFFNIFKSPLFFGGDLPSNDAFTLALLTNKEVVKMHNESTDVKQLFHKDGKIAVTSRNPKDDSVYLALFNISDTETQNVSVSLSDLHIAGLADCKNMWTREKVNLSSKEVSTTLKPHSSVLYKLKSKK; from the coding sequence ATGAAAATTAAAAGCATCATTATATTTGGATTAGGAATATTTTTAACACCATTTTTTTCAAATGCTCAAAAAGCAGTTTTTAAGAAAGACGAATTTAAGCAATGGGCACAAACTCCTCCCATGGGCTGGAACAGCTGGGATTGCTACGGTCCGACAGTGGAAGAACATGAGGTAAAAGCCAATGCGGATTATATGGCGCAGAAACTGAAGAAATTTGGATGGGAATATGTAGTGGTTGATATCAGATGGTTTGTAGAAAATGATAAAGCCGGAGGCTACAACCAGACAGACCCACGTTACGTAATAGACCAATACGGACGATATCAGCCTGCTGTAAACCGTTTTCCTTCTGCAAAAGACAATCAGGGATTCAAACTTTTAGCAGATTATATTCATAAAAAAGGATTGAAATTCGGAATCCACATTATGCGCGGGATTCCTAAAAAAGCAGTTGAAGAAAAAATGCCAATTAAAGGTGCAAACGGAATCACAGCCGATCAGATTTACACAACGGCTTTGCAATGCGAATGGCTGAAAGACAATTATACCATTTTGGCTGATAAACCGGGAGCACAGGAATACTACGATTCTATTTTTGAATTATATGCACAATGGGGCGTAGATTTCATTAAAATTGATGACTTGTCAAGACCGTATCACGAAGGTGAAATCAATTTAATCAGAAATGCAATAGATAAATGCGGGCGTAAAATCGTATTAAGTACTTCACCTGGAGAAACGCCAATTTCAGCTGCTGCTCACGTAAAAGAACACGCCAATATGTGGCGTATGGTAGATGATGTTTGGGATACCTGGCCACACATTACACATTTAATGGATGTAGCGCAAAAATGGTATCCGTACATTGCTCCGGGAACATGGCCTGATTGCGATATGATTCCGCTTGGACGTATTTCAGTTAGGGGAGAAAGAGGAGAAGACAGAATGACCCGTCTGACAAAAGATGAACAATACACCTTGATTACTTTTTTCAATATTTTTAAATCGCCTTTGTTCTTTGGAGGTGATCTGCCTAGCAATGATGCCTTTACTTTAGCATTGCTGACGAACAAAGAAGTAGTAAAAATGCACAATGAAAGTACTGATGTAAAACAGCTTTTTCACAAAGACGGAAAAATTGCGGTGACTTCAAGAAATCCAAAAGATGATAGCGTATATCTGGCATTGTTTAATATTTCAGATACAGAAACACAAAACGTTTCGGTAAGTCTTTCAGATCTTCATATTGCCGGTTTAGCAGATTGTAAAAACATGTGGACACGCGAAAAAGTAAATCTTTCTTCAAAAGAAGTTTCCACAACTTTAAAACCTCACAGTTCTGTTCTTTATAAACTAAAAAGCAAAAAATAA
- a CDS encoding alpha-L-arabinofuranosidase C-terminal domain-containing protein: MKHFSSKKLLAQLSLLVIVLFSSAFTLKIKEEKPDKVYLFAYSTLKSNGRNGLHFAWSADQKNWFAIGPEHSFLKSDYGSWGPTGKCMTEPYFIKDDNGIFHCLWSVNDDVFAHASSKNLINWKSQNYVQAMKNLETEGKPIIKDIKVSRKNEQYVIHWTVDNKNYSNTTKDFKNYSATTIHTESLPSRTEIILQGQNVKGTVTEVEWNLVNSLIKNMEASKFRDKQNDASPKSDSILFTGLKPVTAQISITTKDSKKISNMLTGVFFEDINYAADGGLYGELIQNRGFEYTLHDKKGSDEKWNATMAWNGDFKIAKENPIHINNPNYAVVTKGTISNTGFDGIPLKANEKYDFSVFAKGAGFVVKLKSASGETLAEASLKSGASWKKVNAVLKPSKTVTDAHLEISTTGETAVDMISLFPQKTFKNRKNGLRADLAETIAAMHPKFVRFPGGCVAHGDGIHNIYKWKNTIGPLESRIPSRNIWNYHQSMGLGYFEYFQFCEDLGAEPVPVLAAGVPCQNSSDGGAGQQFGIPMKDMDEYVQDVLDLIEYANGSATSVWGKKRAEAGHPKPFNLKYVGIGNEDLISDVFEERYRMIIKAVQQKYPEIIVIGTVGPFNEGSDYNEGWALADDMKLPIVDEHYYQSPGWFINNQSFYDGYDRSKSKVYLGEYASWGNKFYNALAEALYLTGIERNGDVVAMASYAPLLAREKHTQWNPDLIYFNGNEVKPTVNYFVQQLYGQNPGNVYLQNTIKLSDPNNDVSKRIGISAVQDSATGDLIVKLVNLLPAAVTPSIDLTNFSTAENATYTLMTGKPDKTAARPVTQKLTAKEAFSKELPPYSFVVIRVKINSKTLLNESF, from the coding sequence ATGAAGCACTTTTCATCGAAAAAACTGCTGGCTCAGCTATCGCTTTTAGTCATTGTTTTGTTTTCTTCTGCTTTTACTTTAAAAATAAAAGAGGAGAAACCAGACAAGGTCTATCTTTTTGCGTATTCGACATTAAAAAGCAACGGCAGAAACGGACTTCATTTTGCCTGGAGCGCAGATCAGAAAAACTGGTTTGCGATAGGACCTGAACACAGTTTTTTAAAATCAGATTACGGCAGCTGGGGACCAACAGGCAAATGCATGACGGAACCATATTTTATAAAAGATGATAATGGAATTTTTCATTGTTTGTGGAGTGTAAATGATGATGTTTTTGCACATGCTTCCAGCAAAAATCTGATTAACTGGAAAAGCCAGAATTACGTTCAGGCGATGAAAAACTTAGAAACAGAGGGGAAGCCGATCATTAAAGATATAAAAGTAAGCCGTAAAAACGAACAGTATGTGATTCACTGGACAGTTGATAATAAAAACTATTCGAATACCACGAAAGACTTTAAAAATTATAGTGCAACAACAATTCATACAGAAAGTCTTCCTTCGAGAACTGAGATTATTTTGCAGGGACAAAATGTAAAAGGAACAGTGACCGAAGTAGAGTGGAACCTTGTTAATTCACTGATCAAAAATATGGAAGCTTCTAAGTTCAGGGACAAACAGAATGATGCTTCTCCAAAAAGTGACAGTATATTATTTACAGGTTTAAAGCCTGTAACGGCTCAAATCAGTATCACTACGAAAGACTCTAAAAAAATAAGCAATATGCTTACAGGCGTATTTTTTGAAGATATTAATTATGCTGCAGATGGCGGTTTATATGGCGAACTGATTCAAAATCGTGGTTTCGAATATACATTGCACGATAAAAAAGGCAGCGATGAAAAATGGAACGCAACAATGGCATGGAACGGTGATTTTAAAATCGCAAAAGAAAACCCGATTCATATCAACAATCCAAATTATGCTGTAGTTACAAAAGGAACTATCAGCAACACCGGATTTGACGGCATTCCGCTTAAAGCCAATGAAAAATATGATTTTAGTGTATTTGCAAAAGGCGCAGGTTTTGTTGTAAAATTAAAGTCGGCTTCAGGAGAAACTTTGGCAGAAGCCTCTTTAAAATCAGGTGCTTCATGGAAAAAAGTAAATGCTGTTCTAAAACCTTCCAAAACCGTTACAGATGCCCATTTGGAAATCAGTACAACTGGCGAAACCGCTGTTGATATGATTTCGCTTTTTCCGCAAAAGACTTTCAAAAACCGTAAAAATGGTCTTCGGGCAGATTTGGCAGAAACTATTGCAGCAATGCATCCTAAGTTTGTGCGTTTTCCGGGCGGCTGTGTAGCACATGGAGATGGAATTCATAATATTTACAAATGGAAAAATACGATTGGACCTTTGGAAAGCCGTATCCCTTCACGAAATATCTGGAATTACCATCAGTCCATGGGATTAGGGTATTTTGAGTACTTTCAGTTTTGTGAGGATCTGGGAGCAGAGCCAGTTCCGGTTTTAGCAGCCGGTGTTCCTTGCCAGAACTCTTCTGACGGAGGGGCCGGACAGCAATTCGGAATCCCGATGAAAGATATGGACGAATACGTGCAGGATGTTTTGGATTTGATTGAATACGCAAACGGAAGCGCAACCAGTGTCTGGGGGAAAAAACGCGCTGAAGCAGGTCATCCAAAGCCCTTCAATTTAAAATATGTCGGAATCGGAAATGAAGACCTGATCAGTGATGTTTTCGAAGAACGCTACCGAATGATCATAAAAGCCGTACAGCAAAAATATCCTGAAATTATTGTAATTGGTACTGTTGGACCTTTTAATGAAGGATCAGATTATAACGAAGGCTGGGCACTTGCAGACGATATGAAACTGCCAATTGTTGACGAACATTATTACCAGAGTCCGGGCTGGTTCATCAACAACCAAAGTTTTTATGACGGCTATGACCGCTCAAAATCAAAAGTATATCTGGGTGAATATGCGTCTTGGGGCAATAAGTTTTACAATGCTTTAGCCGAAGCTTTATACCTGACCGGAATCGAGCGAAATGGTGATGTGGTTGCAATGGCTTCGTATGCGCCATTACTGGCACGCGAAAAACACACACAATGGAATCCTGATTTGATTTATTTTAATGGGAATGAAGTAAAACCAACGGTAAATTATTTTGTACAGCAATTGTACGGTCAGAATCCGGGCAATGTTTATTTGCAAAACACTATAAAACTTTCGGACCCCAATAACGATGTCAGCAAGCGTATCGGAATATCAGCTGTTCAGGATAGTGCTACTGGTGATTTGATTGTAAAATTGGTCAATCTTCTTCCGGCTGCGGTAACGCCTTCCATAGATTTGACGAATTTTTCAACCGCTGAAAATGCAACTTATACACTGATGACCGGAAAACCGGATAAAACAGCAGCGAGACCAGTTACACAGAAACTGACTGCCAAAGAAGCATTTTCAAAAGAACTGCCTCCGTATTCTTTCGTAGTAATCCGTGTGAAGATAAACTCTAAAACACTTTTAAATGAAAGCTTTTAA